GTGAGCGCGCGCTTGCGGGCCTCGTACGGGGAGCTGAGGTACCGCCACGGGTCCTCGTGCTCGCGGTAGAGGCGGTCGAAGACGGCGGCGGCGCGGTGGGCGTCGGCGTCGTCGGGGCCGGAGAGGCGGTGCGCCTCGAACGGGCGGTCGTGGTGGGCCAGCACCTGCGGCCCGAGGACGGCCTCGTCGCCGGGGGCGTCGGAGAGGGGGCGCACCTGGGAGGCGTGGGCGTCGAGGGCGGCGCGGCGGGTGGCCCGGTCGTCGTCGGTGAGCGCCAGCCGCCGGTAGCGGCGGGCGGGCAGCTCGGCCGGGTCGGCCCAGTGCCAGAACCAGATGGGGAACGCGCACAGCGGCAGGTCCCGCTCGCCGGCGAGCTCCCCCACGGCCCGGCCCACGGCCTCGTGGTCCGCGTGCCCGTCCCCCGGGTCGTGGGAGGCGAGCACCGCGGGGCCGGGGTGGGCGGCCAGGGCGGCGACGACGGCGGCGCGCACCGCGTCCTCGCGCCCGGCCACGCCGGAGTCGGGCAGGCCGAGGGACTCCCAGGTCAGCGCCGACCGGCGGTCCTCCCCCGGCCCGGGCAGGTCCGCGGCGAGCGCGTCGAGGGCGTGCTCCATCTCGGCCCGGCGCAGCCGCACGAGGTCCTCGGGGGCGTGCGTGGGCGAGTCTGGGTGGGAGGCCTCGCCGGCGGTGGCCACGAGCACGTGCACGCGCGCCCCGCCGCGCAGGGCGGAGCGGATCAGGCCGGTGGCGCCGAGCGTCTCGTCGTCGGGGTGGGCGACGGCCACCAGCAGCAGGGTGTCGGCGTCCCACGCGGGCGCCTCCAGCACGGGCAGCGCGCCCACGCCGGCGGCCGCCCAGGCCTCCTCGGACGTGCCGGCGTCGGTGTGGGAGAAGCTCACCACGTCCAGCCGCCGTCGGCGTCGCCGTCGAGCAGCGCGCGGCCGAGCCGGGCGTCGTCGCGGTGGGCGTGGTGCTGGCGCAGGTAGACCTGCAGGTCGGCGACGGCGCGCGCGTGCGCCGCGCTGCCCGTGAGGGGGCCGGGGCCGGTGGCCTGCCCGACGACGTCCACCACCTCGGTGCACAGCTGCGCCACGGTGCCGCGGATGCGGTCGGCCTCCACCATGCCGCGCCCGTGGTCCAGGCGGCCGGCGTCCACGTCCTCGGCGGCGCGGGCCAGCAGGGCGGCCATCGCGTGCAGCAGCCGGTCCACCCGGCCGAGCGCGGCCTGGGCCACCTGGTCCGGGCCCGGGCCGCGGCCCTCGGCCTCGGCGGCCGCGCGGGAGCGGGTGGCGTCCCGCAGGGTGCGGGCGATGCCCACGGCGCCGCCGAACCACACCGCGGCCACGCCGATGCCGCCCCACGCGAAGCCGGGGCGGCGCAGGTACCACTCGGGCCCTCCCACGGCCGTGCCGGGCACGGCGTCGAAGCCCAAGCCCACCGTGCGGATCGGGGCCAGGCCGAGGGCCGGCCACGCGGAGGAGGTCTCCGCGACGCCCGGGTGGTCCAGGTCCACGAGGACGGCGTGGCGGGTCCCGTCGGCCTCGCGCCCCGTGATCACCGCGGCCGCGCACTCGTCCGCGAGCGAGCACCACGGCTTCTCGCCGTCGAGCAGCCAGGCGTCCGGGCCGGCGTCGGGCCGGCCGTCCGAGGCTGAGCCGGCGTCGTCGTCGTGGGGTGCCGGGGTGAGGCGGGGCGTGCGCCCGCCGGACTCCGAGGCGTAGACGCCCAGCAGCCCGGCCGGGGCGGGCACGGACGCCTGGGAGAGGATCGAGAGCGCGTCCAGGTGCGGCTCGAGCACGCGCGCGGCGGAGAGGTCCTGGGCCGCCACCGAGGCGAGCAGCTCCCACTGCTGCCGCGTGCGGCCCTCGCCGGTGAGGGGCAGCTCGAGCGGGGCGGCGTCGGGGGCCGAGGCCTCGGTGTCCGGGGCGCGTCCCGCACCGAGCAGGGCCAGCATCGGGGCGACGTCGCCGTCGCAGGCCGACGCCGCGGCGAGCAGGGCGCGCTCGGCGGAACGGGCGGCGTCGGGCTCCGCGGTGCGCCCCGGGGGTGCGAGGCGGACGGGCTCGGGCTGGGCCATGGGTGCGGTCCTCCTCGTCGGCGGCCCGGGCCGAGGAAGCCCGGGGTCAGAGGATTCACCGTAGTCAGGCGGCGGTCGGCCGGGAATGCCCGGTCCGCCGGGAGCGATCACGGTCCGCGCTTTCTTGACATGTTCCAGAGAACGGGATGGTATCGACGGACATGGACACCACGACGCAGACCCCGGACGAGCGCACGCTGCTGCGCGCCGCCGGCCTGCGCGTCACCCGGCCGCGGGTCGCGGTGCTCACCGCCCTGGACAAGAGCCCTCACGCGGACGCCGCCACCGTGCTCGCCGCCGTCCGCCGCGAGCTGCCCGCCGTCTCCCACCAGGCCGTGTACGACTCCCTGCACACCCTGACCCACGTGGGGCTCGTGCGCTCCATCCAGCCGGCCGGCTCCACGGCCCGCTACGAGATCCGCCGGGACGACAACCACCACCACCTCGTCTGCCGCGACTGCGGCACCGTGGTGGACGTGCCCTGCCACACCGGCCAGGCGCCCTGCCTCGAGGCCCGGACCGACCACGGCTTCCTCATCGACGAGGCCGAGGTCTACTACTGGGGCCTGTGCCCCTCCTGCCACGGGGCCCCCGCCGCCTCGTCATGATGGCCGGGCCTCTTCCCCCGCCCCGCCGCCCGTGCCAAAGTGAGGGACATGACCGAGAACACCGCCGCCATCCCCGCCTCGGAGCGTCCCGGCACCCCCGCCCAGCCGCAGGACCTCATCGACGTCGACGCCCTCCTCGAGGCGTACCGCACCGGCCGGCCGGACGTGACGGACCCCGCCCAGAAGGTCGTGTTCGGCACCTCCGGGCACCGCGGTTCGGCACTGAAGACCTCGTTCAACGACGACCACATCGCCGCCATCACGCAGGCCGTGGTCGAGTACCGGGCCGCCCACGGCATCACCGGCGCGATCCTCGTGGGCAAGGACACCCACGCCCTCTCCGGGCCGGCGCAGGACACCGCCGTCGAGGTGCTGCTCGGCAACGACGTGGAGGTGCTCGTGGACGCCCGCGGCGGGTTCACCCCCACCCCGGCGGTCTCCCACGCGATCCTGCACCTCAACGCCGGACGCGAGCTCACCCCGGCCGGCTTCGCCGCCGACGGGGACAACGCCGGCCTCGTCGACGGCCTGGTGATCACGCCGTCGCACAACCCGCCCGCGGACGGCGGCTTCAAGTACAACCCGCCCCACGGCGGCCCCGCCGACACCGAGGCCACCACGTGGATCGCGGACCGCGCCAACGAGCTGCTCGCCGCCGGACTGGAGGGCGTGCGCCGCGTGGCGGGCGCCGACGTCGCCGGCCACCCGCGCCTGGGCGAGTTCGACTTCCTGGACCGCTACGTCTCCGACCTGCCCCAGGTGCTGG
The sequence above is a segment of the Micrococcus endophyticus genome. Coding sequences within it:
- a CDS encoding acyl-CoA dehydrogenase family protein, with protein sequence MAQPEPVRLAPPGRTAEPDAARSAERALLAAASACDGDVAPMLALLGAGRAPDTEASAPDAAPLELPLTGEGRTRQQWELLASVAAQDLSAARVLEPHLDALSILSQASVPAPAGLLGVYASESGGRTPRLTPAPHDDDAGSASDGRPDAGPDAWLLDGEKPWCSLADECAAAVITGREADGTRHAVLVDLDHPGVAETSSAWPALGLAPIRTVGLGFDAVPGTAVGGPEWYLRRPGFAWGGIGVAAVWFGGAVGIARTLRDATRSRAAAEAEGRGPGPDQVAQAALGRVDRLLHAMAALLARAAEDVDAGRLDHGRGMVEADRIRGTVAQLCTEVVDVVGQATGPGPLTGSAAHARAVADLQVYLRQHHAHRDDARLGRALLDGDADGGWTW
- a CDS encoding Fur family transcriptional regulator — its product is MDTTTQTPDERTLLRAAGLRVTRPRVAVLTALDKSPHADAATVLAAVRRELPAVSHQAVYDSLHTLTHVGLVRSIQPAGSTARYEIRRDDNHHHLVCRDCGTVVDVPCHTGQAPCLEARTDHGFLIDEAEVYYWGLCPSCHGAPAASS